The genomic DNA GGAACACATTGTCCGTGCGCACCTGCGGACGATGGGGCGGCTCGGCGTCGACTATGACCTGCTGACGTGGGAAGGCGACATTCTGCGCCTGAAGTTTTGGGCGACCGCATTTGAAACGTTGAAACGAGAGGGCGTGATCTTCCTGCAGCAGGAGGGGCGTCTTGTCGGCTGTTGGGTCATGCGCATCGACGAGGACGTCGACACGAACGTGAGCCCCGGCGAGGTAGATGCGGCAGACCTCTACGCCGACCAAGCTCGCGTTGACGACGCTCAGGATGAAGCGGAGACGCGTGAGAAGGTGATCGTGCGCTCGGACGGCACCGTCACGTATGTCGGCAAGGACATCGCGTATCAATTCTGGAAGTTCGGGCTGCTCGGAGCGGACTTCAACTATCGACCATTCGCTTCCCGCCTCGACAGCGGCACGGTGTGGGCCACGGCAACAGCGCCGACGAGTGGTGCCACGTCGCCATCGTTTGGTGGCGCAGCAATCGCATACAACGTGATCGATACGCGTCAGTCCTATCTGCAGAAGCTGCTCAAGCAAGCATTGAAGACGATGGGGCACGTGCGGGAGGCGGAGCGGTCCATTCATTTCGCCTATGAGATGGTGGCGCTGTCGCACCGCACGGCCCGCGAGCTCGGCTACCAGGCCAGCGACGAGGGCAAGCCATTCGTCGAGGTGTCTGGCCGCAAAGGACGGGGCGTCAAAGCGGATGACCTCCTCGATCGCCTCGTTCAAAAAGCAGCCGAGGAAGTAACGCGACGTAACCCCGGCTTCTCCGCCGAGGATGTCCGGCGGACTGCAGAGGTCATCGGGGTCGCGGCTCTGCGCTATTTCATGGTCAAGTTCTCGCGCACCAAGATCATTACGTTCGACATAGACGAGGCGCTCAGCTTCGAGGGTGAGAGCGGGCCTTACGTGCAGTACGCGGTCGTTCGGGCCAACAACATCTTCAACAAGCTGCGCGACCGGGACGGTGTGACTGAAGACGACATTGCCGATTCGATCCAGGCGACGCCGGCCACCGTGCTGGAAAGCGGATCGGAGGCCGACGAGCTGTGGGATCTCGTGCTCGCTTCTGCTCGCTTGGACGAAGTGGTGGAGCAAGCGTTACGAACGCTCGAGCTCTCGGTCTTGGCGAAGTATGCGTTCTCGGTCGCGCAGATGTTCAACGCCTGGTACCACAAGTATCCCATCCTCAACGAAGAGCAACCGGAACGACGCATCTGGCGCGCCGCCGCCGCCAGCTACTTCCGGCGCCAAATGACACGCGCCCTCGAGCTGATGGGCGCCGCCGTGCCGCCGCGCATGTGAAAACCACGAAACCGCACGCCCGACCTAAAGGTCGGGCCTACACTTGATTTGACCAGACGATGCGCATGTAGGCCCGACCTTTAGGTTCGGGCGTGCAGCGGTCTAACCTCGTTCGAGGGCCGCTACGACCTCAACATGCCCGGTATTTGGAAACAGATCAAATCCTTCCAGGTGGGCTAGCGCATAGCCGGCGTCCAGGAGACGTCGCACGTCACGCGCGAAGGTTGCAACATCGCACGACACGTACACGAGGCGCGGGGCATTGGCAGCGATGATGCCTTGCATGGCCGGCCGAGAGATGCCGGTTCGTGGCGGATCGACGATGAGCGTGGAACGCGGTCCGAGCCCCTGGGCGCCAGCGAAGAAGCGCTCGACCGGGTCGTGTACCACTCGCAGCTTAGGAGAGAAGGGGCGCGCGTTCTCTTCGAGGTCGCGCGCGCTCACCGCATCACCCTCGACGGCAATCACCTCCGCTGCCCCGCGCACGCAGGCAGCCAGGGCAAACAGCCCGACACCCGCATAGAGATCGACGAGGAGACCATCACCTGTCCACCGCGTCACAGCGTCCACGAGCGCCGGCAGCAGGTAACGGTTCGCCTGAAAGAACGACGGCGCGTGACGCCGTACCTCGAGCCCCGTCGAGCTGGTCGCGCCCGGCACGATGGCTTCGATGGCATCCGCCACCCAAGGCTCGCCGCACAACGCTTCGACGCTGTCGTCCCGCTGGCGCGACCACGAGATTCCCGTGACGTCCGGTCCGGACGCCTCACGCCACGCCAGCCCTGGTCCGAAGCGTGCGCCACGTCTCGGGGTGAGGTGCAATACACGCGACGTGGCGGGCAGGTTCTCGGCAAGTTCGAT from Luteitalea sp. includes the following:
- the argS gene encoding arginine--tRNA ligase is translated as MILPIQQQIRVRLTELLRRRYELSANDLPALVIEAPPRRAFGDLALPVAFELARRLKRPPRVIAQEIVDTLGPLDGIARAVAAPNGYVNVFLDRAILLRAGLASATEPTSSSSAVPQVKTIVEHTSINPNKAAHIGHLRNAAIGDTLVRLLRFLGAPVEVHNYIDDTGVQVADVVVGFRELEQKTLVDVRRLAEEARFDYYCWDLYARVTEWYEEDRARLAKRSATLHAIEHGGGDAPAMAAFIAEHIVRAHLRTMGRLGVDYDLLTWEGDILRLKFWATAFETLKREGVIFLQQEGRLVGCWVMRIDEDVDTNVSPGEVDAADLYADQARVDDAQDEAETREKVIVRSDGTVTYVGKDIAYQFWKFGLLGADFNYRPFASRLDSGTVWATATAPTSGATSPSFGGAAIAYNVIDTRQSYLQKLLKQALKTMGHVREAERSIHFAYEMVALSHRTARELGYQASDEGKPFVEVSGRKGRGVKADDLLDRLVQKAAEEVTRRNPGFSAEDVRRTAEVIGVAALRYFMVKFSRTKIITFDIDEALSFEGESGPYVQYAVVRANNIFNKLRDRDGVTEDDIADSIQATPATVLESGSEADELWDLVLASARLDEVVEQALRTLELSVLAKYAFSVAQMFNAWYHKYPILNEEQPERRIWRAAAASYFRRQMTRALELMGAAVPPRM